In the Lates calcarifer isolate ASB-BC8 linkage group LG24, TLL_Latcal_v3, whole genome shotgun sequence genome, one interval contains:
- the ngdn gene encoding neuroguidin, translating into MAAPIDNDLVDNDLPKAVQLLNNLTEQVTVVTSHVHVLLTKVKDGTFKTSQGLSFLDLRYHLLLFYLQDLTHLISIKTEGGRIRDSEALNRLVTVRTVLEKMRPLDHKLKYQIDKLVRTAVTGSLAENDPLQLRPNPENLISKLNESEKSEDEAEMKAASERAAQSNVKKYVPPKIAPVHYDGDMAEADRKKAQVERQRRAVLRSSVIQELRQQYSDAPEEIRDRRDFQSERESREETHRRNYEESMMVRLNMPKSQKNSRKRGMMSMSGQLSGITHFSDITALTCGEARQDGENSRPKKKKKLMKKKTKRRAFRKHR; encoded by the exons ATGGCTGCCCCTATTGACAAC GATCTGGTTGACAATGATTTACCTAAAGCTGTTCAGCTGCTCAATAATCTCACAGAACAg GTGACCGTAGTTACGAGTCATGTCCACGTGCTGCTGACAAAAGTCAAAGATGGGACATTTAAGACATCTCAG GGTTTGTCTTTCCTGGACCTTCGCTATCACCTGCTGCTCTTCTACCTGCAGGACCTCACTCACCTGATCAGCATTAAGACTGAAGGAGGgagaatcagagacagtgaagcTTTGAACAGACTGGTCACTGTCAGGACG gtCCTGGAGAAGATGCGACCTCTGGACCACAAACTGAAGTACCAGATTGATAAACTGGTGCGTACGGCGGTGACAGGCAGTTTAG CTGAAAACGATCCTCTGCAGCTTCGTCCTAATCCTGAAAACCTCATCAGCAAA CTCAATGAATCTGAGAAGTCTGAAGATGAAGCTGAGATGAAGGCGGCCTCAGAGAGAGCAGCTCAGTCTAATGTCAAGAAATATGTACCACCAAAGATCGCCCCAGTGCATTATG atGGAGACATGGCAGAGGCTGACAGGAAAAAGGCTCAGGTGGAGCGTCAGCGGCGAGCGGTTCTGAGGAGCTCTGTGATCCAAGAGCTGAGGCAGCAGTACAGCGACGCTCCCGAGGAGATCAGAGACCGACGAGACTTCCAGAGTGAACGGGAGAGTCGAGAGGAGACACACAG GAGAAATTATGAAGAGTCGATGATGGTGCGTCTGAACATGCCGAAGAGTCAGAAGAACAGCAGGAAGAGAGGCATGATGTCCATGTCGGGTCAGCTGAGTGGCATCACACACTTCAGTGACATCACAGCACTGACGTGTGGCGAGGCCAGACAG GATGGAGAGAACAGTCGTcccaagaaaaagaagaaactcaTGAAGAAGAAAACCAAGAGAAGAG CTTTCAGGAAACACAGATAG
- the cebp1 gene encoding CCAAT/enhancer binding protein (C/EBP) 1 isoform X2: MMSDSRPSSVIQEWVSSYPGQAHLTPVGPGQSSAQLAQMDVIPYSQSQGMMRGGGEDRLAEQMMGLSYLPYSASCLGNASNSVSSTHHQSHGGSQQAPVTKRSISKDSAEYRLRRERNNIAVRKSRDKARRRILLTQQRALQLQEENQKLQLRIGQLTQELDTLKHILSQRHLQGAEDGAAGESSI, encoded by the exons ATG ATGTCTGATTCCAGGCCATCCTCTGTCATCCAGGAGTGGGTGAGCTCGTACCCGGGTCAGGCCCACTTGACCCCTGTGGGCCCGGGTCAGTCCTCGGCTCAGCTGGCCCAGATGGATGTGATCCCGTACAGCCAGTCTCAGGGGATGATGAGGGGGGGTGGCGAGGACCGGTTGGCCGAGCAGATGATGGGCCTGTCCTACCTGCCGTACTCCGCTTCCTGTCTGGGGAATGCCTCCAACTCAGTGAGCTCCACCCACCACCAGAGCCACGGTGGCTCTCAGCAG GCCCCTGTCACCAAGAGGAGCATCAGCAAGGACAGCGCTGAGTACAGGCTGAGGCGGGAAAGGAACAACATCGCTGTGAGGAAGAGCCGGGACAAGGCCCGGAGGAGGATCCTGCTGACCCAGCAGAGGgccctgcagctgcaggaggagaaccagaagctgcagctgaggaTTGGACAGCTGACCCAGGAGCTGGACACTCTGAAACACATCCTGTCACAGCGACACCTGCAGGGAGCCGAGGACGGAGCAGCTGGGGAGTCCAGTATCTGA
- the pabpn1 gene encoding polyadenylate-binding protein 2 isoform X1, with amino-acid sequence MAEFGNGLAEESLLDSDPGHPELEDPGVGDEEPGLEEGEAAIEDPELEAIKARVREMEEEAEKLKELQNEVEKQMNLSPPPVGPVIMSIEEKMEADGRSIYVGNVDYGATAEELEAHFHGCGSVNRVTILCDKYTGHPKGFAYIEFADKESVRTAMALDESLFRGRQIKVGAKRTNRPGISTTDRGFPRARFRSRGGSFSSRARYYSGYTPPRGRGRAFRFQDQWRLTTPPQVAPAPPTVSAASLSLSAPTMHTHPILSVWGGGGGGQGDHRPAAGGIYYNSKR; translated from the exons ATGGCGGAGTTCGGTAACGGACTGGCGGAGGAATCCCTACTAGATTCAGACCCCGGACATCCCGAACTGGAAGACCCGGGAGTCGGTGACGAAGAACCAGGGTTAGAAGAGGGAGAGGCCGCGATCGAAGACCCG gagctggaggcGATCAAAGCTCGGgtcagagagatggaggaagaggcagagaagctgaaggagctgcagaaTGAGGTGGAAAAGCAGATGAATCTCAGCCCCCCACCAG TCGGCCCTGTTATCATGTCCATcgaggagaagatggaggcagATGGCAGATCTATTTATGTCGGAAAC GTCGACTACGGAGCCACAGCAGAGGAACTGGAGGCTCACTTTCATGGCTGTGGTTCAGTCAACAGAGTCACCATCCTATGTGACAAATACACAGGCCATCCCAAAGG GTTCGCCTACATTGAGTTTGCAGACAAAGAGTCTGTGAGGACGGCCATGGCTCTGGATGAGTCTCTGTTCAGAGGAAGGCAGATAAAG GTGGGCGCTAAGAGAACAAACAGACCAGGTATCAGCACCACAGACCGCGGATTTCCACGGGCTCGCTTCAGATCACGGGGAGGGAGCTTCTCATCACGTGCACGCTACTATAGCGGCTACACGCCACCCAGAGGCAGAGGACGGGCCTTCAG GTTTCAGGACCAGTGGAGGCTGACGACCCCTCCCCAGGTGGCGCCGGCCCCCCCCACTGTCTCTGcagcgtctctctctctctctgctcccactATGCACACTCACCCCATCTTGTCcgtgtgggggggtgggggaggggggcagggcGACCACAGGCCCGCGGCGGGGGGCATTTATTACAACAGCAAACGCTGA
- the pabpn1 gene encoding polyadenylate-binding protein 2 isoform X3, translated as MEEEAEKLKELQNEVEKQMNLSPPPVGPVIMSIEEKMEADGRSIYVGNVDYGATAEELEAHFHGCGSVNRVTILCDKYTGHPKGFAYIEFADKESVRTAMALDESLFRGRQIKVGAKRTNRPGISTTDRGFPRARFRSRGGSFSSRARYYSGYTPPRGRGRAFRFQDQWRLTTPPQVAPAPPTVSAASLSLSAPTMHTHPILSVWGGGGGGQGDHRPAAGGIYYNSKR; from the exons atggaggaagaggcagagaagctgaaggagctgcagaaTGAGGTGGAAAAGCAGATGAATCTCAGCCCCCCACCAG TCGGCCCTGTTATCATGTCCATcgaggagaagatggaggcagATGGCAGATCTATTTATGTCGGAAAC GTCGACTACGGAGCCACAGCAGAGGAACTGGAGGCTCACTTTCATGGCTGTGGTTCAGTCAACAGAGTCACCATCCTATGTGACAAATACACAGGCCATCCCAAAGG GTTCGCCTACATTGAGTTTGCAGACAAAGAGTCTGTGAGGACGGCCATGGCTCTGGATGAGTCTCTGTTCAGAGGAAGGCAGATAAAG GTGGGCGCTAAGAGAACAAACAGACCAGGTATCAGCACCACAGACCGCGGATTTCCACGGGCTCGCTTCAGATCACGGGGAGGGAGCTTCTCATCACGTGCACGCTACTATAGCGGCTACACGCCACCCAGAGGCAGAGGACGGGCCTTCAG GTTTCAGGACCAGTGGAGGCTGACGACCCCTCCCCAGGTGGCGCCGGCCCCCCCCACTGTCTCTGcagcgtctctctctctctctgctcccactATGCACACTCACCCCATCTTGTCcgtgtgggggggtgggggaggggggcagggcGACCACAGGCCCGCGGCGGGGGGCATTTATTACAACAGCAAACGCTGA
- the cebp1 gene encoding CCAAT/enhancer binding protein (C/EBP) 1 isoform X1, translating to MMSDSRPSSVIQEWVSSYPGQAHLTPVGPGQSSAQLAQMDVIPYSQSQGMMRGGGEDRLAEQMMGLSYLPYSASCLGNASNSVSSTHHQSHGGSQQDFSPFLLPTLKAPVTKRSISKDSAEYRLRRERNNIAVRKSRDKARRRILLTQQRALQLQEENQKLQLRIGQLTQELDTLKHILSQRHLQGAEDGAAGESSI from the exons ATG ATGTCTGATTCCAGGCCATCCTCTGTCATCCAGGAGTGGGTGAGCTCGTACCCGGGTCAGGCCCACTTGACCCCTGTGGGCCCGGGTCAGTCCTCGGCTCAGCTGGCCCAGATGGATGTGATCCCGTACAGCCAGTCTCAGGGGATGATGAGGGGGGGTGGCGAGGACCGGTTGGCCGAGCAGATGATGGGCCTGTCCTACCTGCCGTACTCCGCTTCCTGTCTGGGGAATGCCTCCAACTCAGTGAGCTCCACCCACCACCAGAGCCACGGTGGCTCTCAGCAG GACTTCTCCCCCTTTCTCCTGCCCACCCTGAAGGCCCCTGTCACCAAGAGGAGCATCAGCAAGGACAGCGCTGAGTACAGGCTGAGGCGGGAAAGGAACAACATCGCTGTGAGGAAGAGCCGGGACAAGGCCCGGAGGAGGATCCTGCTGACCCAGCAGAGGgccctgcagctgcaggaggagaaccagaagctgcagctgaggaTTGGACAGCTGACCCAGGAGCTGGACACTCTGAAACACATCCTGTCACAGCGACACCTGCAGGGAGCCGAGGACGGAGCAGCTGGGGAGTCCAGTATCTGA
- the pabpn1 gene encoding polyadenylate-binding protein 2 isoform X2, with protein sequence MAEFGNGLAEESLLDSDPGHPELEDPGVGDEEPGLEEGEAAIEDPELEAIKARVREMEEEAEKLKELQNEVEKQMNLSPPPVGPVIMSIEEKMEADGRSIYVGNVDYGATAEELEAHFHGCGSVNRVTILCDKYTGHPKGFAYIEFADKESVRTAMALDESLFRGRQIKVGAKRTNRPGISTTDRGFPRARFRSRGGSFSSRARYYSGYTPPRGRGRAFRGRGRTTSWYSPY encoded by the exons ATGGCGGAGTTCGGTAACGGACTGGCGGAGGAATCCCTACTAGATTCAGACCCCGGACATCCCGAACTGGAAGACCCGGGAGTCGGTGACGAAGAACCAGGGTTAGAAGAGGGAGAGGCCGCGATCGAAGACCCG gagctggaggcGATCAAAGCTCGGgtcagagagatggaggaagaggcagagaagctgaaggagctgcagaaTGAGGTGGAAAAGCAGATGAATCTCAGCCCCCCACCAG TCGGCCCTGTTATCATGTCCATcgaggagaagatggaggcagATGGCAGATCTATTTATGTCGGAAAC GTCGACTACGGAGCCACAGCAGAGGAACTGGAGGCTCACTTTCATGGCTGTGGTTCAGTCAACAGAGTCACCATCCTATGTGACAAATACACAGGCCATCCCAAAGG GTTCGCCTACATTGAGTTTGCAGACAAAGAGTCTGTGAGGACGGCCATGGCTCTGGATGAGTCTCTGTTCAGAGGAAGGCAGATAAAG GTGGGCGCTAAGAGAACAAACAGACCAGGTATCAGCACCACAGACCGCGGATTTCCACGGGCTCGCTTCAGATCACGGGGAGGGAGCTTCTCATCACGTGCACGCTACTATAGCGGCTACACGCCACCCAGAGGCAGAGGACGGGCCTTCAG gGGCCGAGGGCGAACAACATCGTGGTATTCCCCTTACTAA